One Acetobacter ghanensis DNA window includes the following coding sequences:
- the uraH gene encoding hydroxyisourate hydrolase has protein sequence MSSLSTHVLNTVSGRPAAGVAFRLSGAQGVLFTGRTDADGRCPELKTLDLPAGAYCLEFEVASYFRQQGTPLADPPFLDIVPIHFGLGGSGHAHVPLLVAPYAYSTYRGS, from the coding sequence ATGAGTTCTCTTTCAACCCACGTCCTCAATACGGTCTCCGGCCGTCCGGCTGCGGGGGTGGCGTTCCGGCTTAGTGGTGCGCAGGGTGTTCTGTTTACAGGGCGAACCGATGCGGATGGCCGCTGCCCGGAGTTGAAGACGCTGGACCTGCCCGCCGGGGCCTATTGCCTTGAGTTTGAGGTGGCATCATATTTTCGCCAGCAGGGTACGCCTTTGGCAGACCCGCCGTTTCTTGACATTGTGCCAATCCACTTTGGTCTTGGCGGTAGCGGGCACGCCCATGTGCCGCTGCTGGTCGCCCCATACGCCTATTCGACCTACAGGGGGAGCTGA
- the xdhC gene encoding xanthine dehydrogenase accessory protein XdhC: protein MRRYTPENLLRLWRQAPQPLVVARVTLTRGSTPREEGAFMLVGQHVVAGTVGGGALELACEQHARAMLHSGESLREQQIVLGGKNVSQCCGGRVAVRLEVLTPPLCSQLEQQLAGASAARPSLFLFGAGHVGRALAYALAPLPLRLVWIDPRAEEFGTVPDGVEVHVTSAWQNVLATAPPGAGVLVLTPSHTLDALIVEAALQQPNLAYVGLIGSRTKRLRFEKSLLAVGVTPTQLAALVCPIGDRGVRDKRPEVIAALVAAEVVEKLLHPMPQTVGTTTQADDPPFALQG from the coding sequence ATGCGCAGGTACACGCCTGAGAACCTTCTCCGCCTGTGGCGGCAGGCTCCGCAACCGCTTGTGGTGGCACGGGTAACCCTGACGCGTGGCTCCACCCCGCGGGAGGAGGGGGCTTTTATGCTGGTGGGCCAGCATGTGGTGGCTGGCACTGTTGGCGGCGGCGCGTTGGAATTGGCGTGCGAGCAACATGCCCGCGCCATGCTGCATTCGGGGGAATCCCTGCGTGAGCAGCAAATTGTGCTGGGTGGCAAAAACGTCAGCCAGTGTTGTGGAGGGCGTGTGGCTGTGCGGCTGGAGGTGTTGACGCCGCCTTTATGCTCCCAGCTTGAGCAGCAGCTTGCCGGGGCTTCCGCAGCACGGCCCAGCCTGTTTTTGTTCGGAGCGGGGCATGTGGGGCGCGCACTGGCTTACGCACTGGCTCCTCTTCCGCTCCGGTTGGTGTGGATAGACCCAAGGGCCGAGGAGTTTGGCACGGTGCCAGACGGAGTAGAGGTCCACGTGACCTCTGCGTGGCAGAATGTGCTTGCAACGGCCCCACCCGGTGCGGGCGTGCTGGTGCTTACTCCGTCCCACACATTGGATGCGCTTATTGTGGAGGCAGCTCTCCAGCAACCCAACCTAGCTTATGTGGGGCTGATTGGGTCACGCACCAAGCGCCTGCGGTTTGAAAAATCCCTGCTTGCAGTAGGGGTTACTCCCACACAACTGGCTGCACTTGTCTGCCCTATAGGAGACCGTGGCGTGCGTGATAAACGCCCCGAGGTCATAGCGGCTCTCGTTGCGGCTGAGGTGGTGGAAAAATTGCTGCACCCAATGCCCCAAACGGTTGGAACAACAACACAGGCGGATGATCCCCCCTTTGCATTACAGGGGTAA
- the xdhA gene encoding xanthine dehydrogenase small subunit, with product MRHHISFYVGDTLHHLSDLPPELTLLDWLRDQQGRTGTKEGCNEGDCGACTVLVGRLEQGQLVWRAVNACIHLMWMLDGAQLLTVEDIRGPDGALHPVQQAMVDEHGSQCGFCTPGFVMSMVALSTRANLAELEGTLDGERVINEALAGNLCRCTGYAPIVRAMKKAALYCARNGEPIGARTAEITARLRQLHDGQTVELTSREGRVTLPASANALATAYAADPAAVLVAGGTDVGLWVTKRLRRLPHIIAVRSAQDLHQCGLRPDGALWIGAAVTYSEAMPLLVAHLPAAEDTLRRIGSTQVRNAATVCGNIGNASPIGDGPPIFMAAGAELHLRCAQERRVVPLEDFFLDYGKQDIRPGEFIEGVLVPPLAQGSVCGVYKVSKRFDQDISAVMGAFVLRMGADGTIQDARLAYGGMAGIPRRASGAEAAMRGQPATQATLYAAQAAVKEDFTPLSDMRASAWYRTTVAANLLARLFEPLMPGSPPAAQTLQNWQEVAHG from the coding sequence ATGCGCCACCACATCAGCTTTTATGTGGGGGATACGCTCCACCATCTGTCTGACCTGCCGCCGGAACTCACCTTGCTGGACTGGCTGCGTGACCAGCAGGGCCGCACGGGCACCAAAGAAGGGTGTAACGAAGGAGATTGCGGGGCCTGCACGGTGCTGGTCGGGCGGCTGGAGCAGGGGCAACTGGTCTGGCGCGCCGTTAACGCCTGTATTCATCTTATGTGGATGTTGGATGGCGCGCAGCTTCTGACCGTGGAGGATATTCGCGGGCCTGATGGCGCATTGCACCCCGTGCAGCAGGCCATGGTGGATGAACATGGGTCACAATGCGGGTTCTGTACACCGGGGTTTGTCATGTCCATGGTGGCGCTGTCCACACGGGCCAATCTGGCGGAGCTGGAAGGCACGCTGGATGGCGAGCGGGTTATAAACGAGGCGCTGGCAGGCAATTTGTGCCGGTGTACCGGCTATGCTCCCATTGTGCGCGCCATGAAAAAAGCCGCCCTGTATTGCGCCCGCAACGGGGAGCCCATTGGTGCGCGCACTGCGGAAATAACCGCCCGTTTGCGGCAACTGCACGATGGGCAGACAGTGGAACTGACCAGCCGGGAAGGCCGCGTAACGCTGCCCGCCAGTGCAAATGCGCTGGCCACGGCCTATGCGGCAGACCCGGCCGCCGTGCTGGTGGCTGGCGGCACGGATGTGGGGCTATGGGTGACCAAAAGGCTGCGCAGGCTACCGCATATTATTGCCGTGCGGTCCGCGCAGGACCTACACCAGTGTGGCCTCCGCCCCGATGGCGCATTGTGGATTGGAGCGGCTGTAACCTATAGCGAGGCCATGCCGCTGCTGGTGGCGCATCTGCCCGCGGCGGAAGATACGCTGCGGCGTATTGGCTCCACTCAGGTCAGGAACGCCGCCACGGTATGCGGCAATATTGGCAATGCGTCCCCTATTGGGGATGGTCCTCCCATTTTTATGGCTGCTGGGGCGGAGTTGCATCTGCGTTGCGCACAGGAGCGCAGAGTTGTACCGCTCGAAGACTTTTTTCTCGATTACGGCAAGCAGGACATTAGACCCGGTGAGTTCATAGAGGGGGTGCTTGTCCCTCCGTTGGCACAGGGGAGTGTGTGCGGCGTGTATAAGGTTTCCAAACGGTTTGATCAGGATATTTCCGCCGTTATGGGGGCTTTTGTCCTGCGCATGGGGGCAGATGGCACCATACAGGATGCCCGTTTGGCCTATGGCGGCATGGCGGGCATACCCCGTCGGGCAAGTGGGGCGGAAGCCGCCATGCGTGGTCAGCCCGCAACACAGGCAACCCTGTATGCAGCGCAGGCTGCCGTCAAAGAGGATTTTACTCCCCTGTCCGATATGCGGGCTAGTGCGTGGTACCGCACAACGGTGGCCGCCAATCTGCTGGCCCGTCTGTTTGAGCCATTGATGCCCGGCAGCCCGCCTGCTGCGCAAACACTTCAGAACTGGCAGGAGGTGGCGCATGGTTGA
- a CDS encoding DUF4089 domain-containing protein, giving the protein MTTPPFSDEVLVAARAAAMDIELPPACIPGVISNTRLLQKYASLIRDFPLPDTCEPAGEYTP; this is encoded by the coding sequence ATGACCACGCCTCCCTTCTCTGATGAGGTTCTCGTTGCTGCCCGCGCTGCCGCCATGGATATTGAGCTGCCACCGGCCTGCATACCCGGCGTTATTAGCAACACCAGACTTTTGCAAAAATATGCCTCCCTTATAAGGGATTTTCCGCTTCCAGATACATGCGAACCAGCAGGGGAGTACACGCCATGA
- the uraD gene encoding 2-oxo-4-hydroxy-4-carboxy-5-ureidoimidazoline decarboxylase has protein sequence MMTLADINTMPVAAFVEAFGSVYEHSPWVAAKAAGSRPFADVDGMCRAFSAAMRSASVAEHYALVRAHPELGHRLGVDPGLTDASAREQGGAGLDRLTPEEYAHFRTLNDAYGQKFGMPFVICVRKVGGNAKQVIAQAMERRLASTPECELAEALNQIDAIAALRLHDKVVA, from the coding sequence ATGATGACGCTGGCAGACATTAACACCATGCCGGTCGCAGCATTTGTGGAGGCATTCGGGAGTGTTTACGAACACTCACCGTGGGTTGCGGCCAAGGCGGCAGGTAGCCGGCCTTTTGCTGATGTTGATGGTATGTGCAGGGCTTTTTCCGCCGCCATGCGGAGCGCAAGCGTTGCCGAGCACTACGCTCTGGTGCGTGCCCACCCCGAACTGGGGCACCGTTTGGGAGTGGACCCGGGTTTGACCGATGCATCCGCACGGGAGCAGGGTGGTGCAGGGTTGGACCGGTTGACGCCGGAGGAATACGCGCATTTTCGGACCCTGAATGATGCGTACGGACAAAAATTTGGCATGCCGTTTGTTATCTGCGTGCGCAAGGTTGGCGGAAATGCCAAACAGGTTATTGCCCAGGCCATGGAACGGCGGCTTGCCAGTACGCCAGAGTGCGAACTGGCCGAAGCCCTGAACCAGATTGACGCGATAGCCGCGTTACGTTTGCACGATAAGGTGGTGGCATGA
- a CDS encoding NAD(P)-binding domain-containing protein, whose translation MEHLNRRVRDDLAKIQFASGNWCIPHQHDGKDVLDVAIIGGGQGGLATCFGLRRRGVTNTCIFDMAPQGAEGPWVTFARMITLRTPKHVTGPDLGIPSLTPQSWYEAKYGEEAWRKLDKISRQDWQDYLDWLRDVLDLPVKNEHRLADIAWEDGLLKLTFACAGGAEHVVWARRVVLATGIEGGGAWHVPDFITSVLPKSRYAHTCEQIDFEALRGKRIGVLGAGASAFDNAATALEHGAASVDLCLRRKQIPTVNPYRWMENAGFLSYLSDLPDILRWRFMRRIYDLNQPPPQDTFWRCRKHPNFAFHPGTPWLSVREENGAVVVTTPHGEMTFDFLIIGTGFVIDLAQRPELARVASRIALWRDRFEAPTDEQSTLLGSHPYLSRSFQFQPLEKDDPLAPMLACIYNFTFSAMPSMGLSGASISGMRFGVEKLTTCIGRSLFVQDGALHLQSLLDYDVDELTSFDPPEQA comes from the coding sequence ATGGAACATCTTAACAGACGCGTCCGGGACGATCTTGCCAAAATCCAGTTTGCTTCTGGCAACTGGTGTATTCCCCACCAGCACGACGGTAAGGATGTGCTGGATGTGGCCATTATTGGCGGTGGTCAGGGTGGGCTGGCCACGTGCTTTGGGCTAAGGCGGCGTGGCGTAACCAACACGTGCATTTTTGACATGGCCCCACAGGGGGCCGAAGGGCCGTGGGTCACTTTTGCCCGCATGATCACCCTGCGCACGCCCAAGCATGTTACCGGTCCCGACCTTGGTATTCCCAGCCTGACGCCCCAGTCCTGGTATGAGGCAAAATACGGCGAGGAAGCATGGCGGAAGCTGGATAAAATCTCCCGTCAGGACTGGCAGGACTATCTGGACTGGCTGCGGGATGTTCTGGACCTGCCGGTTAAGAACGAACACCGTCTGGCTGATATTGCATGGGAAGATGGGCTGCTTAAGCTGACCTTTGCCTGTGCAGGTGGGGCCGAACATGTTGTGTGGGCACGCCGCGTTGTGCTGGCCACCGGCATAGAAGGGGGTGGTGCGTGGCATGTGCCCGATTTTATTACCAGCGTCCTGCCCAAAAGCCGTTACGCCCACACCTGTGAGCAGATCGACTTTGAAGCCCTGCGTGGCAAGCGCATTGGTGTGCTGGGTGCTGGTGCCTCGGCGTTTGATAACGCGGCAACAGCGCTTGAACACGGTGCGGCCAGTGTGGACCTTTGCCTGCGCCGCAAGCAGATCCCCACGGTTAACCCTTACCGTTGGATGGAGAATGCGGGCTTCCTGAGCTACCTGTCCGACCTGCCGGATATTCTGCGCTGGCGGTTTATGCGCCGGATTTACGACCTGAACCAGCCGCCCCCGCAGGATACGTTCTGGCGGTGCCGCAAGCACCCCAACTTTGCGTTCCACCCCGGCACACCGTGGCTGTCCGTGCGGGAAGAAAACGGTGCGGTTGTTGTGACCACCCCGCATGGGGAGATGACGTTCGACTTCCTGATTATTGGCACCGGGTTTGTCATCGACCTTGCCCAGCGGCCTGAACTGGCGCGTGTCGCCAGCCGTATTGCCCTGTGGAGAGACCGGTTTGAAGCGCCGACGGATGAGCAGAGCACCCTGCTGGGTAGCCACCCTTATTTGAGCCGGTCGTTCCAGTTCCAGCCGCTGGAAAAGGATGACCCGCTGGCCCCCATGCTTGCGTGCATTTACAACTTTACGTTTTCCGCCATGCCCAGCATGGGGCTTTCCGGTGCGTCCATCAGCGGTATGCGCTTTGGGGTGGAAAAATTGACAACATGCATCGGGCGCAGCCTGTTTGTGCAAGATGGAGCCCTGCATCTGCAAAGCCTGCTGGACTATGATGTGGATGAACTTACCAGTTTTGACCCGCCTGAGCAGGCCTGA
- a CDS encoding nucleobase:cation symporter-2 family protein → MLPAWKLGFYGLQHVLTFYAAAVIVPVLLAGAMGLPRAALEHLIEADLFTCGIASFIQSAGLGRYIGVKLPLLQGVTFVAVTPMIAIGVAAGGGVQGLPQIFGAVIAGGLFTFLAAPWFGKLVKFFPPVVTGSVILVIGLALLPVAANDIVNGQGTGVMQNPVNMRNVAYGLGTLASILLIQRMFKGFIASIAVLFGLVAGTLTAWFLGDASFDGVMTAPWVTVAQPFYFGLPTFHVVPVLSMLVVMIITMLETTGDVFATGSIVKKDITSEDITRAIRADGLATIIGGVLNSFPYTCIAENVGLVRLTRVTSRWVVVAAAFIMMALGCLPKLAAIIASVPLPVLGGAALAMFAAVAVVGIQTLVKVDFDNLNNTVIVGTSIGLSMLATAQPHIADHFPAWMQVIFGSGITLGAMSAILLHLVFNFGNLCSTPQEEEQDAVILETPVWNVVSTQDKPTVAGGQIGRTQPE, encoded by the coding sequence ATGCTTCCGGCATGGAAGCTCGGGTTCTATGGCCTGCAACATGTGCTCACATTCTATGCAGCCGCCGTTATTGTGCCTGTTCTGCTGGCGGGGGCCATGGGGCTGCCCCGTGCCGCCCTTGAACATCTGATTGAGGCGGATCTGTTTACCTGCGGTATTGCCTCCTTCATCCAGTCCGCAGGGCTTGGGCGTTACATTGGGGTCAAGCTGCCGCTGTTGCAGGGCGTTACCTTTGTGGCTGTTACCCCCATGATCGCCATTGGTGTGGCGGCTGGTGGGGGTGTGCAGGGATTACCCCAGATTTTTGGCGCGGTTATTGCCGGGGGGCTGTTTACTTTTCTGGCGGCTCCGTGGTTCGGCAAGCTGGTCAAGTTCTTCCCGCCCGTGGTTACGGGGTCTGTCATTCTGGTTATCGGGCTGGCTCTGCTGCCTGTAGCGGCTAATGATATTGTGAACGGGCAGGGCACGGGGGTCATGCAAAACCCGGTCAACATGCGCAATGTGGCATATGGGCTGGGGACGCTGGCCTCCATTTTGCTGATCCAGCGCATGTTCAAGGGGTTTATCGCCAGCATTGCCGTGTTGTTCGGGCTGGTGGCGGGCACATTGACCGCGTGGTTTCTGGGTGATGCCAGTTTTGATGGTGTGATGACCGCGCCGTGGGTTACGGTGGCGCAACCGTTCTACTTTGGTCTGCCCACCTTCCATGTGGTGCCTGTGCTGTCCATGCTTGTGGTTATGATCATCACTATGCTGGAAACAACGGGTGATGTGTTTGCAACCGGTTCCATTGTCAAAAAAGATATTACGTCAGAGGATATTACGCGCGCTATCCGGGCAGATGGTCTGGCGACCATTATTGGTGGGGTGCTGAATTCCTTCCCCTACACCTGCATTGCGGAAAACGTGGGTCTTGTGCGGCTCACACGTGTCACCAGCCGCTGGGTGGTGGTGGCTGCAGCCTTTATTATGATGGCGCTGGGCTGCCTGCCCAAACTGGCTGCCATTATTGCCAGTGTGCCGCTGCCGGTACTGGGGGGGGCGGCCTTGGCCATGTTTGCTGCCGTGGCGGTGGTTGGGATTCAGACCCTTGTTAAAGTGGATTTCGATAACCTGAACAACACGGTTATTGTGGGCACCAGCATTGGGCTAAGTATGTTGGCAACCGCTCAGCCCCACATTGCTGACCATTTTCCCGCGTGGATGCAGGTTATCTTTGGCAGTGGCATTACGCTGGGCGCCATGTCCGCCATTCTGCTGCATCTGGTGTTTAACTTCGGCAACCTGTGCTCCACCCCGCAGGAGGAGGAACAGGATGCGGTTATACTGGAAACCCCGGTGTGGAACGTGGTGAGCACGCAGGACAAGCCGACCGTAGCAGGTGGGCAGATCGGGCGCACTCAGCCGGAATAA
- the hpxZ gene encoding oxalurate catabolism protein HpxZ has translation MTLDDAQTILQLTHCSDQYEQALADNNVDALDALFWQGPQTVRYGVGENLYGAAEIAAFRRNRKGGSPPRTMLRRTITPLGTEAGVVSLEFRRIGSTRTGRQMQTWINTPDGWKILAAHVSIMAEQPETERPTL, from the coding sequence ATGACACTGGATGACGCCCAGACCATCCTCCAGCTTACACATTGCTCCGACCAGTACGAACAGGCACTGGCCGACAACAATGTGGATGCGCTGGACGCCCTGTTCTGGCAGGGGCCGCAGACCGTGCGTTACGGCGTGGGAGAAAACCTTTACGGTGCGGCAGAAATTGCCGCATTCCGCCGGAACCGCAAAGGCGGCTCCCCCCCACGCACCATGTTACGCCGCACCATAACCCCGCTTGGCACAGAGGCCGGGGTTGTCAGTCTGGAGTTCCGCCGCATCGGCTCCACCCGCACGGGCCGGCAGATGCAGACATGGATCAACACCCCCGATGGCTGGAAAATTCTGGCGGCGCATGTGTCCATCATGGCCGAACAGCCAGAAACCGAACGCCCAACGCTGTAA
- the xdhB gene encoding xanthine dehydrogenase molybdopterin binding subunit, protein MVEQTTVLQQTEAQPKSPAGAASSSLRHESAHLHVAGDARYVDDVPLPQGAVHVALGLSSRAHARITHMGLDAVRAYPGVVCVLTAQDIPGHNQVSPVGAGDEPLLAEDTVFFCGQPLFAVVAQTRHAARHAAVLAQVEYEDLPAILNIEQARAQGSPLVCRSLEMTRGDAPHALAQAPHRLAGQLAVGGQEHFYLEGQAALAWPGEDGEIRICSSTQHPTETQHMVAHILGRPNNLVTVEVRRMGGGFGGKETQANIAACLAALAAERTGKPAKLRMDRDDDMLVTGKRHDFVIDYDVGFNAQGHVLGVDMQLAARCGWSADLSGPVTDRAMFHADNAYYYPDVRLRSIPLRTNTQSNTAFRGFGGPQGAAAAERIMEEIAFATGLDPLDVRLRNVYGTTDRNVTPYHMTVEDSIAGEIMTQLAADCDYRKRREQIRVFNRTSPHLRRGIALTPVKFGISFTATHFNQAGALVHVYTDGSVQVNHGGTEMGQGLHTKMVQIAMREFGLSKERVRITATTTGKVPNTSATAASSGADLNGMAVLAAVRTIKDRLVAFAADKWHVAPEQIRFTADGVVVGAEVIPFATLVNAAYMARISLSSTGFYKTPKISWDGATGRGRPFYYFAYGAACAEVLVDLLTGENRIERVDILHDAGQSLNPDIDIGQIEGGFVQGAGWLTMEELFWDTAGRLRTHAPSTYKIPACSDRPRIFNVKLLENAPNREETIFRSKAVGEPPFVHGLAVLHAISDALASLNDYRTCPGLNAPATPEQILRVAERLRQQGGETNAQVHA, encoded by the coding sequence ATGGTTGAGCAAACAACAGTCTTACAGCAAACCGAAGCACAGCCAAAATCACCAGCAGGAGCAGCGTCCTCCTCCCTCCGGCACGAAAGCGCACATCTGCACGTAGCGGGAGACGCCCGGTATGTGGATGACGTGCCGCTGCCACAGGGGGCCGTGCATGTTGCACTGGGCCTGAGCAGCCGCGCCCATGCGCGTATTACACATATGGGGCTGGATGCGGTCCGGGCTTACCCTGGCGTGGTCTGTGTGCTGACTGCGCAGGATATACCCGGTCATAATCAGGTCAGCCCCGTGGGTGCGGGGGATGAGCCATTGCTGGCAGAGGACACGGTGTTCTTTTGCGGGCAGCCTCTGTTTGCCGTCGTGGCGCAAACCCGCCACGCTGCCCGCCATGCCGCCGTGCTGGCGCAGGTGGAATACGAAGACCTGCCCGCTATCCTCAACATTGAGCAGGCGCGGGCACAGGGAAGCCCTCTGGTCTGCCGGTCATTGGAGATGACACGGGGGGATGCACCCCACGCACTGGCACAGGCTCCGCACCGGCTTGCGGGCCAGCTTGCCGTAGGTGGGCAGGAGCATTTTTATCTGGAAGGGCAGGCCGCTCTGGCATGGCCGGGAGAGGACGGGGAGATACGCATCTGCTCATCTACCCAGCATCCGACCGAAACCCAGCATATGGTGGCGCATATTCTGGGCCGCCCCAACAACCTTGTAACCGTGGAAGTACGGCGCATGGGGGGCGGCTTTGGTGGGAAGGAAACACAGGCCAATATAGCCGCCTGCCTTGCTGCCCTAGCCGCAGAACGCACGGGCAAACCCGCAAAGCTGCGTATGGACCGGGATGATGACATGCTGGTGACAGGCAAGCGGCATGATTTTGTTATTGATTATGACGTGGGTTTTAATGCGCAGGGCCACGTTCTGGGAGTGGATATGCAACTGGCCGCACGTTGTGGCTGGTCGGCTGATTTGTCCGGCCCGGTTACAGACCGCGCCATGTTCCATGCGGATAACGCTTATTATTACCCCGATGTCCGCCTGCGCTCCATCCCCTTGCGCACCAACACGCAGTCCAACACCGCGTTCCGTGGGTTTGGTGGTCCGCAGGGAGCGGCAGCAGCGGAACGCATAATGGAGGAAATAGCGTTTGCCACCGGACTGGACCCGCTGGATGTTCGGTTGCGCAATGTTTACGGCACAACAGACCGTAATGTGACCCCGTACCATATGACGGTGGAGGATTCCATTGCCGGGGAGATTATGACCCAGCTTGCAGCGGATTGTGATTACCGAAAACGTCGTGAACAGATAAGGGTATTTAACCGAACAAGCCCCCATCTACGGCGGGGTATTGCGTTAACGCCGGTCAAATTTGGTATTTCCTTTACTGCCACGCATTTCAATCAGGCAGGCGCATTGGTCCATGTTTATACCGATGGTTCCGTGCAGGTGAACCACGGCGGCACGGAAATGGGGCAGGGGCTGCACACCAAAATGGTGCAGATTGCCATGCGTGAATTTGGTTTGTCCAAGGAGCGTGTGCGCATTACCGCCACCACAACAGGCAAGGTGCCCAACACGTCCGCCACGGCTGCCTCCAGTGGCGCGGACCTGAACGGTATGGCCGTGCTGGCAGCCGTGCGGACGATCAAGGACCGGCTGGTCGCCTTTGCCGCAGACAAGTGGCACGTTGCGCCGGAGCAGATCCGCTTTACAGCGGATGGCGTGGTGGTGGGGGCTGAGGTGATACCATTCGCAACGCTGGTGAATGCGGCCTATATGGCGCGTATTTCCCTGTCTTCCACGGGGTTTTACAAAACACCCAAAATTTCGTGGGATGGTGCGACCGGGCGCGGGCGGCCGTTTTACTACTTTGCATATGGTGCAGCCTGTGCGGAGGTCCTTGTGGACCTGCTAACGGGTGAAAACCGTATTGAACGTGTGGATATTCTGCACGATGCTGGCCAGTCTCTGAACCCGGATATTGATATAGGCCAGATTGAGGGCGGCTTTGTGCAGGGCGCTGGCTGGCTGACCATGGAGGAACTGTTCTGGGATACAGCAGGCCGTTTGCGCACACATGCGCCCAGCACCTACAAAATTCCAGCCTGCTCTGACCGCCCCCGCATTTTCAACGTTAAACTCTTGGAGAACGCGCCTAACCGGGAGGAGACCATCTTCCGCTCCAAGGCTGTGGGGGAACCTCCGTTTGTGCATGGTCTGGCCGTGTTACACGCTATTTCCGATGCGCTGGCCAGTTTGAATGATTACCGCACCTGCCCAGGGTTGAACGCTCCCGCTACTCCTGAACAGATATTGCGTGTGGCTGAACGCCTGCGCCAGCAAGGGGGAGAGACCAATGCGCAGGTACACGCCTGA
- the puuE gene encoding allantoinase PuuE, with protein MSQTYPRDMIGYGATPPDAQWPGGARIAVQFVINYEEGAENCILHGDRGSEAFLSEMVGTSSIAGARCMQMESLYEYGSRAGFWRLHRLFAKAGFPVTVFGVAMALARNPQAVAAMQARGWEMATHGLRWIDYQNVPEDVERAHMREAIALHTQVTGAPPLGWYQGRTSPNTARLVVEEGCFLYDADSYADDLPYYDRRYGKPQLIVPYTLDVNDMKFAALNGFTEGEQFFHYLRDNFDMLYREGGRMMSIGLHCRLAGKPARALAVARFLEHVANHADVWVATRADIARHWLKVHPA; from the coding sequence ATGAGCCAGACATACCCGCGTGACATGATCGGTTATGGCGCCACCCCGCCCGATGCACAGTGGCCCGGTGGCGCACGGATTGCCGTGCAGTTCGTCATCAATTACGAGGAGGGGGCGGAAAACTGCATCCTCCACGGAGATCGCGGGTCCGAGGCCTTTCTGTCCGAAATGGTGGGCACCAGTTCCATTGCAGGTGCGCGCTGCATGCAAATGGAAAGTCTGTATGAATATGGCAGCCGTGCAGGGTTTTGGCGGCTCCATCGCCTGTTTGCAAAAGCAGGTTTTCCCGTAACGGTTTTTGGTGTTGCCATGGCTCTGGCCCGTAACCCACAGGCCGTAGCAGCCATGCAGGCCAGGGGGTGGGAAATGGCAACCCACGGCCTGCGCTGGATAGATTACCAGAATGTGCCCGAGGATGTGGAACGCGCCCATATGCGCGAGGCCATAGCTCTGCACACGCAGGTTACTGGTGCGCCGCCGCTAGGCTGGTATCAGGGGCGCACCAGCCCCAACACCGCCCGTTTGGTGGTGGAGGAAGGCTGCTTTCTGTACGATGCAGATTCCTACGCCGATGACCTGCCTTATTACGACCGGCGCTACGGCAAACCCCAGTTGATCGTGCCGTACACGCTGGATGTGAATGACATGAAGTTTGCCGCCCTGAATGGCTTTACCGAGGGCGAGCAGTTCTTCCACTACCTGCGCGATAATTTTGACATGCTCTACCGTGAGGGCGGGCGTATGATGTCCATCGGTTTGCACTGCCGTCTGGCTGGCAAACCTGCGCGGGCACTGGCTGTTGCCCGCTTTTTGGAGCACGTTGCCAACCATGCGGATGTCTGGGTGGCAACACGGGCCGACATTGCCCGCCACTGGCTTAAGGTCCACCCGGCATGA